The Streptomyces sp. NBC_00691 genome has a segment encoding these proteins:
- a CDS encoding Rne/Rng family ribonuclease: protein MLESNEDTNAPGDKLPPRRRRRAASRPAGPPVTGANPETAETTAAAPATETAAVEAAPAETEAAPAPRARRRATRKATAPAAETAAPAVETPEPVVETPAAEAVAPEAVEEAAPARTRRRATRKATSPVTSPVAAEAPEEPAAVAPAEPVVEEAPEAAPARTRRRATRKATAPAGAAGVASEAAETVVAAAPAAEPAVAAAPAPAAEIAEEAAAPAPRARRRATRKVTSPEAATEAPAATEVPATGESLPTAAVAQITADEAEVAAAETAATRGRGRRRATSPQFTSEPAPARESRRAARPSVAVFQAPVFTEPMFQTPETAAAAAAAAPVEPDEDETVEEVELVEAEAETEVEETPEPAERPEGSRRRRRRRGEPVAVEPVPATVADEPEVEAVADDVEEADEAEETDEYEDRPSRRRRRGGRRRRRGELTEVEDSEEGEEPRSDDSDETEESEDGEEEHDEAESFAGGSSSSRRRRRRRRRSGDASADAEGADEEGVRTVVKVREPRPAREKAEPGTGADEVQSIKGSTRLEAKKQRRREGREQGRRRVPIITEAEFLARREAVERVMVVRQSGERTQIGVLEDNVLVEHYVNKEQATSYVGNVYLGKVQNVLPSMEAAFVDIGKGRNAVLYAGEVNFEALGMGHGPRRIESALKSGQSVLVQVTKDPIGHKGARLTSQVSLPGRYLVYVPEGSMTGISRKLPDTERARLKTILKKIVPEDAGVIVRTAAEGASEDELRRDVERLQAQWEDIQKKAKSGNAPTLLYGEPDMTVRVVRDIFNEDFSKVIVSGDEAWETIHGYVHHVAPDLTDRLSRWTSEVDVFATYRIDEQLMKALDRKVWLPSGGSLVIDKTEAMIVVDVNTGKFTGQGGNLEETVTRNNLEAAEEIVRQLRLRDLGGIVVIDFIDMVLESNRDLVLRRLLECLGRDRTKHQVAEVTSLGLVQMTRKRVGQGLLESFSETCVHCNGRGVIVHMEQPTTAGGGGGGKRSKKRGRGGAEHAHEHEHAEVTESTETDDEAETETEVAAELAAPVALPEPIAADEELYGSIAEAEAAATRGRGRRRATRRVSAPAAARSVVETEAVEFEAKPKAEPKPEPVAAPEPVVEPEPVVAPVAEAVAEPVAEEAAAPAPRARRRATRRVTSPVVSTTEPAAAPTVVEPVVAAAPEPVVAPVAEAVVEPVAEPVVEEAPVAAPPRARRRVVRKATAPAGSPSGAEDAAVVVVTAAPAEAAETAPQAAEAEPAPVKKTAARKTAAKKTTAKKAATKKTAATKKTAAKKTTTKKAPAKKAAEKTAAPAQD, encoded by the coding sequence ATGCTCGAGTCCAACGAAGACACCAACGCCCCCGGTGACAAGCTGCCGCCGCGCCGCAGGCGCCGCGCCGCTTCCCGCCCCGCCGGTCCGCCGGTGACGGGCGCGAACCCCGAGACCGCGGAGACCACGGCGGCCGCGCCGGCCACCGAGACCGCGGCCGTGGAGGCCGCCCCGGCCGAGACCGAGGCCGCACCCGCGCCGCGTGCCCGCCGCCGGGCCACCCGGAAGGCCACCGCACCGGCCGCGGAGACCGCGGCACCCGCCGTGGAGACCCCGGAGCCGGTCGTGGAGACCCCCGCCGCCGAGGCCGTCGCCCCCGAGGCCGTCGAGGAGGCCGCCCCGGCCCGCACGCGCCGCCGCGCCACCCGTAAGGCCACCTCGCCGGTGACCTCCCCGGTCGCCGCCGAGGCCCCCGAAGAGCCCGCCGCGGTCGCGCCGGCCGAGCCGGTCGTCGAGGAGGCCCCCGAGGCCGCCCCCGCCCGTACCCGCCGCCGTGCCACCCGTAAGGCCACCGCCCCGGCCGGTGCGGCGGGTGTCGCCTCCGAGGCCGCGGAGACCGTGGTCGCCGCCGCTCCGGCCGCCGAACCCGCGGTCGCCGCCGCGCCCGCCCCGGCCGCCGAGATCGCGGAGGAGGCCGCCGCGCCCGCGCCGCGTGCCCGCCGCCGGGCCACCCGTAAGGTCACCTCGCCCGAGGCGGCCACCGAGGCCCCCGCCGCCACCGAGGTCCCCGCCACCGGCGAGTCCCTCCCGACTGCCGCCGTCGCGCAGATCACCGCCGACGAGGCCGAGGTCGCCGCCGCCGAGACCGCCGCCACCCGTGGCCGCGGCCGCCGCCGCGCGACCTCCCCGCAGTTCACCTCCGAGCCCGCCCCGGCCCGCGAGTCGCGCCGCGCCGCGCGCCCCTCCGTCGCCGTCTTCCAGGCGCCGGTCTTCACCGAGCCGATGTTCCAGACCCCGGAGACCGCCGCCGCGGCCGCTGCCGCCGCCCCGGTGGAGCCGGACGAGGACGAGACGGTCGAGGAGGTCGAGCTCGTCGAGGCCGAGGCCGAGACCGAGGTCGAGGAGACCCCCGAGCCGGCCGAGCGCCCCGAGGGCTCCCGCCGTCGCCGTCGCCGCCGTGGCGAGCCCGTCGCCGTCGAGCCCGTCCCGGCCACCGTCGCCGACGAGCCCGAGGTCGAGGCCGTCGCCGACGACGTCGAGGAGGCCGACGAGGCCGAGGAGACCGACGAGTACGAGGACCGCCCGTCCCGTCGCCGCCGCCGTGGCGGCCGTCGCCGTCGTCGCGGCGAGCTCACCGAGGTCGAGGACTCCGAGGAGGGCGAGGAGCCGCGCTCCGACGACTCCGACGAGACCGAGGAGTCCGAGGACGGCGAGGAGGAGCACGACGAGGCCGAGTCCTTCGCCGGCGGCTCCAGCAGCTCCCGCCGCCGTCGTCGCCGCCGCCGTCGCAGCGGCGACGCCTCCGCCGACGCCGAGGGCGCCGACGAGGAAGGCGTCCGTACGGTCGTCAAGGTCCGCGAGCCCCGCCCGGCCCGTGAGAAGGCCGAGCCCGGCACCGGCGCCGACGAGGTCCAGTCCATCAAGGGCTCGACCCGCCTGGAGGCCAAGAAGCAGCGCCGCCGCGAGGGCCGCGAGCAGGGCCGCCGCCGCGTCCCGATCATCACCGAGGCCGAGTTCCTGGCCCGCCGCGAGGCCGTCGAGCGCGTCATGGTCGTCCGCCAGAGCGGCGAGCGCACCCAGATCGGCGTCCTCGAGGACAACGTGCTCGTCGAGCACTACGTCAACAAGGAGCAGGCCACCTCGTACGTCGGCAACGTCTACCTGGGCAAGGTCCAGAACGTCCTGCCGTCGATGGAGGCCGCCTTCGTCGACATCGGCAAGGGCCGCAACGCCGTCCTGTACGCCGGTGAGGTCAACTTCGAGGCCCTCGGCATGGGCCACGGCCCGCGCCGCATCGAGTCCGCCCTCAAGTCCGGCCAGTCGGTCCTCGTCCAGGTGACGAAGGACCCGATCGGCCACAAGGGCGCCCGTCTGACCAGCCAGGTCTCGCTGCCCGGCCGCTACCTCGTGTACGTGCCCGAAGGCTCGATGACCGGCATCAGCCGCAAGCTCCCGGACACCGAGCGCGCCCGCCTCAAGACCATCCTCAAGAAGATCGTCCCCGAGGACGCGGGCGTCATCGTGCGCACCGCCGCCGAGGGCGCGAGCGAGGACGAGCTGCGCCGCGACGTCGAGCGACTGCAGGCGCAGTGGGAGGACATCCAGAAGAAGGCGAAGAGCGGCAACGCGCCGACGCTGCTCTACGGCGAGCCGGACATGACCGTCCGCGTCGTCCGCGACATCTTCAACGAGGACTTCTCCAAGGTCATCGTCAGCGGTGACGAGGCCTGGGAGACCATCCACGGCTACGTGCACCACGTCGCCCCGGACCTGACCGACCGCCTGTCCAGGTGGACGAGCGAGGTCGACGTCTTCGCGACGTACCGGATCGACGAGCAGCTCATGAAGGCGCTCGACCGCAAGGTCTGGCTGCCGAGCGGCGGCTCGCTGGTGATCGACAAGACCGAGGCGATGATCGTCGTCGACGTCAACACCGGCAAGTTCACCGGCCAGGGCGGCAACCTCGAAGAGACCGTGACGAGGAACAACCTGGAAGCGGCCGAGGAGATCGTGCGTCAGCTCCGGCTGCGCGACCTCGGCGGCATCGTCGTCATCGACTTCATCGACATGGTCCTGGAGTCCAACCGCGACCTGGTGCTGCGCCGTCTGCTGGAGTGCCTGGGCCGGGACCGGACCAAGCACCAGGTGGCCGAGGTCACCTCGCTGGGCCTGGTGCAGATGACCCGTAAGCGGGTCGGCCAGGGCCTTCTGGAGTCCTTCTCCGAGACCTGCGTCCACTGCAACGGCCGCGGCGTCATCGTGCACATGGAGCAGCCGACCACCGCCGGTGGCGGTGGCGGCGGCAAGCGCTCGAAGAAGCGCGGCCGCGGCGGCGCCGAGCACGCCCACGAGCACGAGCACGCCGAGGTCACCGAGTCCACCGAGACGGACGACGAGGCCGAGACCGAGACCGAGGTCGCCGCCGAGCTGGCCGCTCCGGTGGCCCTGCCCGAGCCGATCGCCGCGGACGAGGAGCTGTACGGCTCCATCGCCGAGGCGGAGGCCGCCGCGACGCGCGGTCGTGGCCGCCGCCGGGCGACCCGCCGGGTGTCCGCGCCGGCCGCCGCGCGGTCCGTCGTGGAGACCGAGGCCGTCGAGTTCGAGGCGAAGCCGAAGGCCGAGCCCAAGCCGGAGCCCGTGGCGGCGCCGGAGCCGGTCGTCGAGCCGGAGCCCGTCGTGGCCCCGGTCGCCGAGGCCGTCGCCGAGCCGGTGGCCGAGGAGGCCGCCGCCCCGGCCCCGCGTGCCCGTCGCCGTGCCACCCGCCGGGTGACCTCCCCGGTCGTCTCGACCACGGAGCCGGCCGCCGCGCCGACCGTCGTCGAGCCGGTCGTCGCGGCCGCCCCGGAGCCCGTCGTGGCGCCGGTCGCCGAAGCCGTGGTGGAGCCGGTCGCCGAGCCCGTCGTCGAGGAGGCCCCCGTGGCCGCCCCGCCGCGTGCCCGCCGCCGGGTGGTCCGCAAGGCCACCGCTCCCGCCGGTTCGCCCTCGGGCGCCGAGGACGCGGCCGTCGTCGTGGTGACCGCGGCTCCGGCCGAGGCCGCCGAGACGGCTCCGCAGGCCGCCGAGGCCGAGCCCGCCCCCGTCAAGAAGACGGCGGCGCGCAAGACCGCGGCGAAGAAGACCACGGCCAAGAAGGCCGCCACCAAGAAGACGGCGGCGACCAAGAAGACCGCGGCGAAGAAGACCACCACCAAGAAGGCCCCGGCCAAGAAGGCGGCGGAGAAGACCGCCGCCCCGGCCCAGGACTGA
- the galE gene encoding UDP-glucose 4-epimerase GalE, with the protein MTYLITGGAGYIGSHVVRAMTLAGERVVVLDDLSTGYEDRIPAGVPLVVGSTLDREVLDRTIAEHGVTGVVHLAAKKQVGESVELPLHYYRENVIGLTVLLEAIAAAGVRNFLFSSSAAVYGMPDVDLVTEKTPCLPLSPYGETKLAGEWLVRAAGAAHGISTACLRYFNVAGAATPELADTGVFNLVPMVFERLDAGEAPRIFGDDYATPDGTCIRDYIHVEDLADAHLVAARKLAEWAEAGEPRDLTVNIGRGEGVSVTEMVELINEITGHTTEPLVTPRRPGDPARVVAAADRIESELGWKARHDVRDMISSAWAGWVARRGAAV; encoded by the coding sequence ATGACTTATCTGATCACCGGTGGCGCCGGATACATCGGCTCTCACGTGGTCCGCGCCATGACGCTGGCGGGCGAGCGGGTCGTCGTCCTGGACGACCTGTCCACGGGGTACGAGGACCGGATCCCGGCGGGTGTTCCCCTGGTGGTCGGCTCCACGCTCGACCGTGAGGTCCTGGACCGGACGATCGCCGAGCACGGCGTGACCGGCGTCGTGCACCTCGCCGCGAAGAAGCAGGTCGGCGAGTCCGTCGAGCTGCCGCTGCACTACTACCGCGAGAACGTCATCGGTCTCACGGTCCTCCTGGAGGCCATCGCCGCCGCCGGCGTGCGCAACTTCCTCTTCTCCTCCTCCGCCGCCGTCTACGGCATGCCGGACGTCGACCTCGTCACCGAGAAGACCCCGTGCCTGCCGCTGAGCCCGTACGGCGAGACCAAGCTGGCCGGCGAGTGGCTGGTGCGCGCCGCCGGCGCGGCGCACGGCATCTCCACGGCCTGCCTGCGCTACTTCAACGTGGCCGGCGCGGCGACCCCCGAGCTGGCCGACACCGGGGTCTTCAACCTGGTCCCGATGGTCTTCGAGCGCCTGGACGCGGGGGAGGCCCCGAGGATCTTCGGCGACGACTACGCGACGCCCGACGGCACCTGCATCCGTGACTACATCCACGTCGAGGACCTGGCCGACGCGCACCTCGTCGCCGCGCGCAAGCTCGCGGAGTGGGCCGAGGCCGGCGAGCCGCGCGACCTGACGGTCAACATCGGCCGCGGCGAGGGCGTCTCCGTCACGGAGATGGTCGAGCTGATCAACGAGATCACCGGCCACACCACCGAGCCGCTCGTCACCCCGCGCCGTCCCGGCGACCCCGCCCGGGTCGTCGCCGCCGCCGACCGCATCGAGTCGGAGCTGGGCTGGAAGGCCCGTCACGACGTGCGCGACATGATCTCCTCGGCCTGGGCCGGCTGGGTCGCGCGCCGCGGCGCGGCGGTCTGA
- the rpmA gene encoding 50S ribosomal protein L27, producing MAHKKGASSTRNGRDSNAQRLGVKRFGGQVVNAGEILIRQRGTHFHPGSGVGRGGDDTLFALQAGSVQFGTHRGRKVVNIVPVA from the coding sequence ATGGCACACAAGAAGGGCGCATCGTCCACCCGGAACGGGCGCGACTCGAATGCCCAGCGGCTCGGCGTGAAGCGCTTCGGCGGTCAGGTCGTCAACGCGGGTGAGATCCTGATCCGCCAGCGTGGCACCCACTTCCACCCGGGCTCGGGCGTCGGCCGTGGCGGCGACGACACGCTGTTCGCGCTGCAGGCCGGTTCGGTGCAGTTCGGCACCCACCGTGGCCGCAAGGTCGTGAACATCGTTCCGGTCGCCTGA
- a CDS encoding glycosyltransferase family 2 protein, with the protein MSTAPPPETAGRLSVVVIAYNDEELVGEAIRSALDQGPVVAEVVAVDDCSRDGTARVLDELAARHPRLRVVHRTENSGGCGSPRNDGIRAATAPYVMFLDSDDILPDGAAEALVSAAERNGTEMAVGVCVRRELPEGRDVRWQPALYREPAVLETPDQLRPLVHDTLCVNKVYDRAFLTEHGILFPEGRFVYEDFLFTARVYAAAPRVAVIPETVYVWHVRRAAAQLSISLDREGVSNWEARIAAHRAAVETFVRAGRAELAAACRTKFLEHDLRMYARDLRLRDAAHRAEWWQLTRAYLAAFAEPEIAAAVAPARWAARFLLAAKEPRDLLRLSRLAANPARLLPPYAGDRSAALWADDLPEARLDGVDELPLDELPLVVDARLRTGGGGELLFTVRDLYGRLAEAGPRTAELAFLPRGDTAPARTERVELRAVPATDGSDGSDGSDGFVGAEGGWSARVPVRFTGLAGSGRSRGREGVQLWDIGVTVTCANGETFATSLRPRDGSQRRSVLPSSRYGVLLVQPYATANGSLAVRIAPGARDGFRAVRARLRRLARSSQ; encoded by the coding sequence GTGAGTACAGCGCCCCCGCCCGAGACCGCCGGTCGGCTCAGTGTCGTCGTCATCGCCTACAACGACGAGGAGCTGGTGGGAGAGGCGATCAGGTCCGCGCTCGACCAGGGGCCCGTCGTGGCGGAGGTCGTGGCGGTCGACGACTGTTCCCGGGACGGCACGGCCCGCGTCCTCGACGAGCTCGCCGCCCGGCACCCCCGGCTGCGCGTGGTGCACCGCACGGAGAACAGCGGCGGCTGCGGCTCCCCCCGCAACGACGGCATCAGGGCCGCCACGGCCCCGTACGTCATGTTCCTGGACAGCGACGACATCCTGCCGGACGGCGCCGCCGAGGCCCTGGTCTCCGCCGCCGAACGGAACGGCACCGAGATGGCCGTGGGCGTCTGCGTCCGGCGTGAGCTGCCCGAAGGCCGTGACGTCCGCTGGCAGCCCGCGCTCTACCGGGAGCCCGCCGTCCTGGAGACCCCCGACCAGCTCCGCCCCCTGGTCCACGACACCCTCTGCGTCAACAAGGTCTACGACCGGGCCTTCCTCACCGAGCACGGCATCCTCTTCCCCGAGGGCCGCTTCGTCTACGAGGACTTCCTCTTCACCGCCCGGGTGTACGCCGCCGCTCCGCGCGTCGCCGTGATCCCCGAGACCGTGTACGTCTGGCACGTCCGCCGCGCCGCCGCCCAGCTGTCGATCTCGCTGGACCGGGAGGGCGTCTCCAACTGGGAGGCCAGGATCGCCGCCCACCGCGCGGCCGTCGAGACCTTCGTCCGGGCCGGTCGCGCCGAACTCGCGGCGGCCTGCCGCACCAAGTTCCTCGAACACGACCTGCGCATGTACGCACGGGATCTGCGGCTGCGCGACGCCGCCCACCGGGCCGAGTGGTGGCAGCTGACCCGGGCGTACCTGGCCGCGTTCGCCGAGCCGGAGATCGCCGCCGCGGTCGCCCCCGCCCGCTGGGCCGCCCGGTTCCTGCTGGCCGCGAAGGAGCCGCGCGATCTGCTCCGGCTGTCCCGGCTGGCCGCGAACCCGGCCCGCCTGCTCCCTCCGTACGCGGGCGACCGCTCCGCCGCCCTCTGGGCCGACGACCTGCCGGAGGCACGGCTGGACGGCGTCGACGAGCTGCCGCTGGACGAGCTGCCGCTCGTCGTGGACGCGCGGCTGCGCACCGGGGGCGGCGGCGAGCTGCTGTTCACGGTCAGAGACCTGTACGGACGGCTGGCCGAGGCCGGCCCCCGTACGGCCGAACTCGCCTTCCTGCCACGCGGCGACACCGCGCCGGCGCGCACGGAACGCGTCGAGCTGCGCGCCGTCCCCGCGACGGACGGCTCGGACGGTTCCGACGGCTCGGACGGCTTCGTCGGGGCGGAGGGCGGGTGGTCCGCCCGCGTCCCGGTCCGCTTCACCGGGCTCGCCGGCAGCGGCCGGTCCCGCGGCCGTGAGGGCGTCCAGCTGTGGGACATCGGGGTCACGGTGACATGCGCGAACGGAGAGACGTTCGCCACCTCGCTGCGCCCGCGGGACGGCTCCCAGCGGCGCTCGGTGCTTCCGAGCAGCCGGTACGGTGTACTTCTGGTGCAGCCGTACGCCACGGCGAACGGATCGCTGGCGGTACGGATCGCACCCGGAGCCCGGGATGGTTTTCGGGCGGTCAGGGCCCGGCTCCGTCGGCTTGCCCGCAGTTCACAGTGA
- the rplU gene encoding 50S ribosomal protein L21 codes for MYAIVRSGGRQHKVAVGDIVEVDKIPTAKVGDTVELSTLLVVDGDAVTSDPWVLAGIKVQAEIVDHHKGAKIDILRYKNKTGYRRRQGHRQQYTAIKVTGIPAAAK; via the coding sequence GTGTACGCCATCGTGCGCAGCGGTGGTCGCCAGCACAAGGTTGCTGTCGGCGACATCGTTGAGGTTGACAAGATTCCCACTGCCAAGGTTGGCGACACGGTCGAGCTCTCGACCCTGCTCGTTGTCGACGGCGACGCCGTGACCAGCGACCCGTGGGTCCTGGCCGGGATCAAGGTCCAGGCCGAGATCGTGGACCACCACAAGGGCGCCAAGATCGACATCCTGCGCTACAAGAACAAGACCGGCTACCGCCGTCGCCAGGGTCACCGCCAGCAGTACACGGCGATCAAGGTCACCGGTATCCCCGCGGCTGCGAAGTAA
- the obgE gene encoding GTPase ObgE, with translation MTTFVDRVELHVAAGNGGHGCASVHREKFKPLGGPDGGNGGRGGDVILVVDQAITTLLDYHHSPHRKATNGQPGAGDNRSGKDGQDLVLNVPDGTVVLDKDGNVLADLVGQGTTFVAGQGGRGGLGNAALSSARRKAPGFALLGEPGEARDVVLELKTVADVALVGYPSAGKSSLISVLSAAKPKIADYPFTTLVPNLGVVTAGSTVYTIADVPGLIPGASQGRGLGLEFLRHVERCSVLVHVLDTATLESDRDPVSDLDIIEEELRQYGGLEDRPRIVVLNKVDIPDGQDLADMIRPDLEARGYQVFEASAVARLGLKELSFALAGIVGEARAAKPKEEATRIVIRPKAVDDAGFTVTYDESEDVYRVRGEKPERWVRQTDFNNDEAVGYLADRLNRLGVEDQLMKAGARAGDGVAIGSLENAVVFDWEPTMMAGAEMLGRRGEDHRLEAPRPAAQRRRDREAERDDPQREFDEFDPF, from the coding sequence ATGACCACCTTCGTGGACCGCGTCGAGCTGCATGTCGCCGCGGGTAACGGAGGCCACGGCTGCGCCTCCGTTCACCGGGAGAAGTTCAAGCCGCTCGGCGGACCCGACGGCGGCAACGGCGGCCGTGGCGGCGATGTGATCCTGGTCGTCGACCAGGCGATCACCACGCTCCTCGACTACCACCACTCGCCGCACCGCAAGGCGACCAACGGTCAGCCCGGCGCCGGCGACAACCGCTCCGGCAAGGACGGCCAGGACCTCGTCCTGAACGTGCCCGACGGCACCGTCGTCCTCGACAAGGACGGCAACGTGCTCGCCGACCTCGTCGGCCAGGGCACCACCTTCGTCGCGGGCCAGGGCGGCCGCGGCGGCCTCGGCAACGCGGCGCTGTCCTCCGCGCGCCGCAAGGCCCCCGGCTTCGCGCTCCTCGGCGAGCCCGGCGAGGCCCGGGACGTCGTCCTGGAGCTGAAGACCGTCGCCGACGTGGCGCTCGTCGGCTACCCGAGCGCCGGCAAGTCCTCGCTCATCTCGGTCCTCTCGGCCGCCAAGCCGAAGATCGCGGACTACCCCTTCACCACCCTCGTCCCGAACCTGGGCGTCGTCACGGCCGGCTCGACCGTCTACACGATCGCCGACGTGCCGGGTCTGATCCCGGGCGCCAGCCAGGGCCGTGGCCTGGGCCTGGAGTTCCTGCGCCACGTCGAGCGCTGCTCGGTCCTGGTGCACGTGCTGGACACCGCCACCCTCGAATCGGACCGCGACCCGGTCAGCGACCTCGACATCATCGAGGAGGAGCTGCGGCAGTACGGCGGCCTCGAGGACCGGCCCCGCATCGTCGTCCTCAACAAGGTCGACATCCCCGACGGCCAGGACCTCGCGGACATGATCCGCCCGGACCTGGAGGCCCGCGGGTACCAGGTGTTCGAGGCCTCCGCCGTGGCCCGCCTCGGCCTCAAGGAGCTCTCCTTCGCCCTCGCCGGCATCGTCGGCGAGGCGCGCGCGGCGAAGCCGAAGGAGGAGGCGACCCGTATCGTCATCCGTCCGAAGGCCGTCGACGACGCGGGCTTCACGGTCACGTACGACGAGTCCGAGGACGTGTACCGGGTGCGCGGCGAGAAGCCGGAGCGCTGGGTCCGCCAGACCGACTTCAACAACGACGAGGCCGTGGGCTACCTGGCCGACCGCCTCAACCGCCTCGGCGTCGAGGACCAGCTGATGAAGGCCGGAGCCCGCGCCGGCGACGGCGTCGCGATCGGCTCCCTGGAGAACGCGGTCGTCTTCGACTGGGAGCCCACGATGATGGCCGGCGCCGAGATGCTCGGCCGCCGAGGCGAGGACCACCGTCTCGAAGCCCCGCGTCCGGCCGCCCAGCGCCGCCGCGACCGCGAGGCGGAGCGCGACGACCCGCAGCGCGAGTTCGACGAGTTCGACCCGTTCTAG
- a CDS encoding TIGR03936 family radical SAM-associated protein encodes MQRIRLRYTKRGRLRFTSHRDFQRAFERALRRAEVPMAYSAGFTPHPKVSYANAAPTGTGSEAEYLEIALTEARDPESLRILLDESLPAGLDITDAVEARTSGLADRLTASIWELRLEGVTVEDVAKAVEAFLAAETVEVQRKTKNGVRTFDARSAVTELTAAAPQGDPQGDRPLDSACAILRLVVRHVTPAVRPDDVLSGLRAVADLAPPVPAAVTRLAQGLFDEESGTVTDPLAPDREAVTAASTTAAETASATAPGAGIA; translated from the coding sequence GTGCAGCGCATCCGACTGCGCTACACCAAGCGCGGCCGCCTCCGGTTCACCAGCCACCGTGACTTCCAGCGCGCTTTCGAGCGTGCGCTGCGCCGTGCCGAGGTGCCCATGGCGTACTCGGCCGGCTTCACCCCGCACCCCAAGGTGTCGTACGCCAACGCCGCCCCCACGGGCACGGGCTCCGAGGCCGAATACCTGGAGATCGCCCTCACCGAGGCACGCGACCCGGAGTCCCTGCGGATCCTGCTCGACGAGTCCCTCCCGGCCGGCCTCGACATCACCGACGCCGTCGAGGCCCGGACCTCGGGCCTCGCCGACCGGCTCACCGCCTCCATCTGGGAGCTGCGCCTCGAAGGCGTCACTGTCGAGGACGTGGCGAAGGCCGTCGAGGCGTTTCTCGCGGCCGAGACCGTGGAAGTACAGCGCAAGACCAAGAACGGCGTCCGCACCTTCGACGCGCGCTCCGCGGTCACCGAGCTGACGGCAGCCGCTCCCCAGGGCGATCCCCAGGGTGATAGGCCGCTGGACAGCGCCTGTGCGATACTGCGGCTGGTTGTTCGGCACGTGACACCTGCCGTACGACCCGACGACGTCCTGTCCGGTCTCCGAGCTGTGGCCGACCTGGCGCCGCCGGTCCCCGCTGCGGTGACCAGGCTGGCGCAGGGGCTCTTCGACGAGGAGTCCGGCACGGTGACCGACCCGCTCGCGCCCGACCGCGAGGCAGTCACGGCCGCATCTACCACGGCCGCCGAGACCGCCTCTGCGACGGCGCCGGGTGCCGGCATCGCGTAG